One Candidatus Schekmanbacteria bacterium genomic window carries:
- a CDS encoding outer membrane lipoprotein carrier protein LolA: protein MPIKSSYFFMKLNRLKKTFFFIIPFIVLFLFNSVADADKADEYLKKIEKRYENVRSITIKCRENFFNKTLEKTFTFKGEMYIRRPDKFRWEITSPDEQLIVIDGENLWIYTKENNQVIREKADKKGRAKLALLLLADINELKKNFTITFGKEEKNRFELNLLPVEKTVDVKSAVLYVNKDSYKIEG from the coding sequence TTGCCAATTAAGAGTTCATATTTTTTTATGAAGCTGAATAGACTTAAAAAAACATTCTTTTTTATCATCCCCTTCATAGTATTGTTTTTATTCAATTCTGTCGCCGATGCTGACAAGGCAGATGAGTATTTGAAAAAAATTGAGAAGCGGTATGAGAATGTCAGGTCAATAACGATCAAGTGTAGAGAGAATTTTTTCAATAAAACATTGGAAAAAACTTTCACCTTCAAAGGTGAAATGTATATTCGCCGGCCTGATAAATTTAGATGGGAAATAACAAGTCCAGATGAGCAATTGATTGTCATAGATGGAGAAAATCTGTGGATTTATACAAAGGAGAATAATCAAGTTATCAGGGAAAAAGCAGACAAAAAGGGAAGAGCAAAGCTTGCATTGCTTCTGCTCGCAGATATAAATGAGTTGAAGAAGAATTTTACCATAACATTCGGAAAGGAAGAGAAAAATAGGTTTGAATTAAATCTTTTGCCTGTTGAAAAAACTGTAGATGTCAAGTCTGCTGTGTTGTATGTAAATAAAGATAGCTACAAGATAGAAGG
- a CDS encoding glutamate--tRNA ligase yields the protein MVQEVRTRFAPSPTGHLHIGGVRTALFNWLYAKKNSGKFILRIEDTDRERSKQEFTDSILSSLRWLGLDWDEGPYYQSQRNELYKEAINKLIAEGKVYRCICTKEELEERRKQALKEGRPPAYDRRCREAGIKEDCGKPFTLRFAMPLEGETVIDDLIRGRVVFQNKQLDDLIIARPDGAPTYNLVVVVDDSLMNINYVIRGEDHLANTPKQIQIMKALGYPIPVYAHLPLILGTDKARLSKRHGATSAEEYKRQGYLPEALINYLVRLGWSYGDKEIFTIDEMIRYFDIKDVSKAAGIFNPEKLLWMNATYIHEMDDKELLDKAFPFLKERGYDKSPLYSDEYMLKITPLLKVRSRTLVEFAESAGYFFTDEIVYNEKDLKKWIKPGIKDCLEELMSFVLSKDELDEKELEDYLRRVCEEKNIKLVNIAQPVRIALTGKTVSPGLFEVMKLIGKDSVAKRLKRLIDFIS from the coding sequence ATGGTACAAGAAGTTAGAACAAGATTTGCGCCTAGCCCGACTGGACATCTTCATATTGGGGGAGTTAGGACAGCACTTTTCAATTGGCTTTATGCCAAGAAGAACAGTGGGAAATTCATTCTTCGAATTGAAGATACTGATAGGGAAAGGTCGAAACAGGAATTTACAGATTCAATTTTAAGCTCCCTCAGATGGCTTGGACTCGATTGGGATGAAGGTCCCTATTACCAAAGCCAAAGAAATGAGCTTTATAAGGAAGCAATCAACAAGCTAATAGCGGAAGGGAAAGTGTATAGATGCATTTGTACAAAGGAGGAGCTTGAAGAAAGAAGAAAACAGGCGCTGAAAGAGGGTAGGCCTCCTGCCTATGACCGCAGATGTCGTGAAGCAGGAATCAAGGAGGACTGTGGGAAACCTTTTACATTGAGGTTTGCAATGCCTCTTGAAGGAGAAACTGTCATCGATGACCTTATCCGAGGAAGGGTAGTTTTTCAAAATAAGCAGCTCGATGATTTGATTATAGCAAGGCCAGATGGAGCTCCAACATATAATCTTGTTGTAGTCGTCGATGATTCGCTGATGAATATCAATTATGTAATACGAGGAGAAGACCATCTTGCCAACACTCCGAAGCAGATTCAAATAATGAAAGCCCTTGGCTATCCAATACCGGTTTATGCCCATCTGCCCCTTATTTTAGGCACTGATAAAGCAAGATTGAGCAAGCGGCATGGTGCAACATCGGCTGAAGAATACAAAAGACAGGGTTATCTCCCTGAAGCTTTGATAAACTATTTGGTAAGATTAGGATGGTCATACGGAGACAAAGAAATTTTTACTATTGATGAAATGATAAGATACTTTGATATAAAGGATGTTTCAAAAGCGGCAGGTATTTTCAATCCTGAGAAATTGTTGTGGATGAATGCAACATATATTCATGAAATGGATGACAAAGAGCTTTTGGACAAAGCATTTCCATTTTTGAAGGAAAGAGGATATGATAAAAGTCCGTTATATAGCGATGAATATATGTTGAAAATAACGCCTCTTCTGAAAGTTAGAAGCCGCACACTTGTTGAATTTGCCGAAAGTGCAGGTTATTTTTTCACAGATGAAATTGTTTATAACGAGAAAGATTTAAAAAAATGGATAAAACCGGGAATCAAAGATTGCCTTGAAGAATTGATGTCTTTCGTTTTGTCAAAGGATGAGTTGGATGAAAAAGAGCTTGAAGATTATCTTAGAAGGGTATGTGAAGAGAAGAATATAAAACTTGTAAATATTGCTCAACCAGTTAGAATAGCCCTTACAGGGAAGACAGTAAGTCCGGGATTATTTGAAGTTATGAAGCTAATCGGCAAGGATTCGGTTGCTAAGAGGCTTAAAAGACTAATAGATTTTATCTCATAA
- a CDS encoding chromosome segregation protein ScpA, which yields MEGNLVNKEYQVQLPNFEGPLDLLLYLIKKNEIDIYDIPIAFILEEYMKYVDVMKVLNLNSIGEFLVMAAHLLYIKSRMLLPTAKDDGEEIEDPRTDLVQRLLEYEQFKLAAQELANRSAYYSEQYDRQNPSGEIEKEEKVLVNVSVFDLIKAFEGILKRTKDSAVKEILVSKITINDKISQIIEILEKKDSITLNSLFQEMKEKIEMIVTFLALLELIRLKLVRVEQETQFGDITIFAN from the coding sequence ATGGAAGGCAATCTCGTAAATAAAGAATATCAGGTTCAACTTCCTAATTTTGAAGGTCCCCTCGACCTGCTTCTATATTTAATCAAAAAGAACGAAATAGATATATATGACATCCCGATTGCTTTCATTTTGGAAGAGTATATGAAGTATGTAGATGTGATGAAAGTGCTTAATCTAAATTCCATTGGCGAGTTTTTGGTAATGGCGGCTCATTTGCTTTATATCAAATCTCGAATGCTTCTACCTACAGCAAAAGACGATGGCGAGGAAATTGAAGACCCAAGGACAGACCTTGTCCAGCGTCTTCTTGAATATGAACAGTTTAAATTGGCGGCACAGGAGCTTGCCAATAGGAGTGCATATTATAGTGAACAATATGATAGGCAAAATCCATCCGGAGAAATCGAAAAAGAAGAAAAAGTTCTGGTAAATGTTTCGGTTTTTGATTTGATAAAAGCTTTTGAAGGCATACTCAAACGAACAAAAGATTCAGCTGTCAAGGAAATATTGGTCTCAAAGATAACTATAAATGACAAAATATCGCAGATAATCGAAATTCTCGAGAAGAAGGATTCAATTACCCTGAACAGTTTATTTCAAGAAATGAAGGAAAAGATTGAAATGATTGTCACCTTTCTTGCACTTCTTGAATTGATACGCTTGAAGTTGGTGCGTGTTGAGCAGGAAACTCAATTCGGAGATATTACGATTTTTGCCAATTAA